The Paramixta manurensis region TGACCAACCAGCCCCAACCCCCAGGTCAAGTTGCCAGTAAGCAACAGGCTTTCGCCAAAGCCCAGCATTAAGCGCCCCAATGCCAGCAGCGCGAACTTACCGGGCACCGACAGCGGCAGTAGCGCCGCCAATAAATAGGCCACACCGACCAGCGCCACCGCCAACATACCGTGTAAGGTCGTTGACTTGGCCCCATGCCCATCGGCTCGTTTACCGGCAAAGGCGCGAGTCAACAAGGTGGCAAAAAATTGAATCCCTACCGCCACGCCCACCATGACGTTGTTTAGACCAAGCTCATGATGAACAAATAGCGGAATAACCGGCAGGGCTAACCCGGCGGTTAAGTAGGTTAAGAAAACAGCAAAAGAGGTACAGGCTACGCGGGGTTTACCACGAGCAGCACTGTCAAATGATGTACCTGACATTTGTCACGTCACTCCTGTTATTACGCAGGCGCCAGGATATCCGCGCGCCCAAAAAACCCCGCAGCCATAGCGCGGGTTGGGTGCGTTGGTTAACGTAAACGCTTACGCAACATCATGACAATGTTGTGGATGGAATAATTGCCGGGCCAAGTTTGCCCGCTTCGCTGGCGATTGTCAAAATTCGTCCTCACAGCCGAAAAGTAATTTAATGACGAAATAAAAATCATCTGAAAGCCTCTTTCCGTGGCTCGCTAACCGCCATAAACCGGAAGATCCTCACATAATCTTAAAATAAATCCGGCATAGAGGCTTATCGACAGCGTAAAAACCCCTTTCGACGACCTTAATATTCGGAAAAAGTATTGTTTTTGTTAAGTTAAAGTTAAATAGCAACAAATTAAAAACATTAAAAAGAAGTAATAATCCTACTAAATATTTAATTTAACTAAAAATTAACCATAATTTAACCAAAAATACACACAAACGGACGTCGATCACAATTATCTGTTTCGTTAAGGCTTTTTTCCCCGCCACGTTGCTATGTTGAAAACGTGATCTAACCCATCACGTTTATCCCAGCCAACACCATAACGATATGCCCTACGATAAAGGTACTGCTATGAAATTTAACCTCGCATTACTTAATGCATGTGTGGTTTCTGCGTGCATGCTGCTCTCAACACCTTCGTTTTCCGCGGAAAAACATGACATTGCCGTGGTTGCAAAAGTAACCGGCATTCCGTGGTTCTCACGTATGGAAGTCGGCGTCAAAGAAGCGGCGCAAAAGCTGAATGTTAATGCTTACCAGGTGGGCGCTTCAACACCTGATCCGGCACAGCAAGTTAAAGTTATTGAAGATTTAATCGCCAAAAAGGTCGACGCCATTATCGTGGTACCCAATGACGCCAAGGTACTGGAACCGGTACTGAAAAAAGCACGCGCTCAGGGCATTGTGGTGCTGACGCATGAATCCCCCGACCAGCAGATTGGTCAGTGGGATGTGGAAACCATCGACAGCCAGAAATATGCCGAAAAGAACATGGATGAACTGGCAAACGCGATGGGCAAAAAAGGCGGCTATGCCATTTACGTTGGCTCGCTGACGGTGCCGTTACATAACGCGTGGGCAGATGCGGCGATTAAGTACCAAAAAGAGAAGTACCCGGAAATGCATGAGGTGACCTCACGGCTGCCTGTAGGGGAAAGCATTGATAAATCCTATGCCACTACGCTGGATCTAATGCGTACCTATCCTGACCTGCGAGGCATCATCGGCTTTGGTTCGCTAGGCCCGATCGGTGCTGGTCAGGCGGTGAAGAGTAAACGCGCGAAAAACAAAATCGCGGTGGTCGGTATTGCGATGCCAGGCCAAGCCGCGCCGTATCTTGCCAGCGGCGATGTGAAAAAAGTGCTGCTATGGGATCCGAAAGACGCCGGTTACGCGTTGGTTAACCTCGCCGACCAGATGTTGGATGGTAAACAGGTTACTAGCGACTTTAGCGTCGACGGGTTAGGCAAAGCCGATGTCGATAGCAAAAATCACGTCATTCGTTTCAATCGTATTTTGGAAGTGACCAAAGATAACGCCAAATCGCTCGGCTTCTAAGGCCCACCACCGGTGTGCTACCACGCGCCGGTGGTTAACCACATTAAGCTTGCAGCGGGAATACCGGGGCGGAGAAACGCCGCGCCGGGTTCTGCACAGATTATTGGGTTTGCATCCATTTGAATCGATAATTTCTTCACCGGGAATCAGCTATGACTTCTCTCTCACCGTTCATCTCGCTGGAAAAAATCAGCAAAAGCTTCCCTGGCGTTAAAGCGCTGGATAACGTTTCGCTCACGCTGAATAGAGGCGAAGTACACTGCCTGGCGGGCCAGAACGGTTGTGGTAAAAGTACCATCATCAAAATTATTTCCGGCGTCTATCAGCCGGACAAAGGGGCGCAAATTGCCGTTGACGGTAAGTTGTTTAACCACCTAACGCCAAAACTCTCCGCCTGGTACGGGGTTCAGGTTATCTATCAGGATTTATCGCTGTTTCCCAACCTGTCGGTTGCCGAAAACATCGCGGCACAGCATTTTTTACCCGGCGGCCATTTTTGGGTACAACGCCCGGCGATGCGCAAACTGGCGCGCGACACCATGGCACGCATCGGCGTCACGCTCGATCCCGATCGTAAGGTGGAAAAACTCTCTATTGCCGACCGCCAACTGGTCGCCATTTGCCGCGCACTGGCCGCTGACGCCACATTAGTGATAATGGACGAACCGACCGCCTCTCTTACGCGCGTAGAAGTCAATGGCCTGTTGCGGGTGGTTAACGAACTCAAAACCGCCGGAATCTGCGTGGTGTTCGTTAGCCATAAGCTAGATGAAGTAATGGAGATCGCCGACCGTATCAGCGTCATGCGTGATGGCAAGCTGGTTGGCACCTGGCCTGCCCAAGAGTTGGATAGCGATGAACTGGCCTTTTTGATGACGGGACAGCGATTTACTTTTAGCCACTTACCTGAACGCGCCAGCGCTGACGAAACGCCGCTACTGGAAGTGCGCGACCTCTCTCGTGCCGGGCAATATCAGCACATCAACCTCAGTTTACGCAAAGGCGAAATTACCTCGATCGTTGGCCTTCTTGGCGCCGGACGTACCGAACTGTGCCTTTCCTTATTCGGTATGACCCAACCCGATAGCGGTGAAATTCGTATTGGCGGACAGCCGGTTGTGTTACGCAGCAATCGCGATGCCATTCGGCACGGTATTGCCTACGTTTCAGAAGACCGGCAAACCCAAGGGCTGATTATGGCCCAATCGATTTTCGACAACACACTGGTTTCCATTTTCCCACGCCTGCGACGCGCCTCAGGATTATTCGATAACGTTAAAGCGCGGCATATCGTGGCGCAACTGATCCGTGAACTGAATATTAAAGTCTCTGATAGCCAACTACCGGTACAGACCTTGTCGGGCGGCAACGCGCAACGTATCGCGATCGCGAAATGGGTGGCGACCGAACCACAAGTGCTAATCCTTGATTCGCCCACCGTCGGCGTCGATATCGCCAACAAAGAGGGTATCTATCGCATTGCCCGTCAGTTAGCGGAAACCGGTATGGCGGTATTGATGATTTGCGATGAGATCCCGGAAGCCTTGTACAACAGCCATCGCGTGTTAGTCATGCGTAAAGGCGAACTGGTCGCCAGCTTCGCGCCGCATCACTCCTCAGAAGAAGAGATAGCCGGAGTAGTCAATGAATAAGCAACTTCGACATTTAATGACGCATCATGAGTTCTGGCTCGGCATATTAATTCTGCTGCTGGCGATTGGGCTCAGCATCCGTACCGATGAATTTATGACGCTGGGCAATATGACTGACGTCGCCACCAGCTACGCGATTTTAGGCATCCTGGCCTGCGGATTATTTGTGGTGTTGATTGCCGGAGGGATCGATATTTCTTTCCCGGCGGTAACCGCCATCGCGCAGTATGTAATGGCAAGTTATATGCTGGCGCACGGGGGCAACCTGGTACTC contains the following coding sequences:
- a CDS encoding sugar ABC transporter ATP-binding protein — encoded protein: MTSLSPFISLEKISKSFPGVKALDNVSLTLNRGEVHCLAGQNGCGKSTIIKIISGVYQPDKGAQIAVDGKLFNHLTPKLSAWYGVQVIYQDLSLFPNLSVAENIAAQHFLPGGHFWVQRPAMRKLARDTMARIGVTLDPDRKVEKLSIADRQLVAICRALAADATLVIMDEPTASLTRVEVNGLLRVVNELKTAGICVVFVSHKLDEVMEIADRISVMRDGKLVGTWPAQELDSDELAFLMTGQRFTFSHLPERASADETPLLEVRDLSRAGQYQHINLSLRKGEITSIVGLLGAGRTELCLSLFGMTQPDSGEIRIGGQPVVLRSNRDAIRHGIAYVSEDRQTQGLIMAQSIFDNTLVSIFPRLRRASGLFDNVKARHIVAQLIRELNIKVSDSQLPVQTLSGGNAQRIAIAKWVATEPQVLILDSPTVGVDIANKEGIYRIARQLAETGMAVLMICDEIPEALYNSHRVLVMRKGELVASFAPHHSSEEEIAGVVNE
- a CDS encoding autoinducer 2 ABC transporter substrate-binding protein, which gives rise to MKFNLALLNACVVSACMLLSTPSFSAEKHDIAVVAKVTGIPWFSRMEVGVKEAAQKLNVNAYQVGASTPDPAQQVKVIEDLIAKKVDAIIVVPNDAKVLEPVLKKARAQGIVVLTHESPDQQIGQWDVETIDSQKYAEKNMDELANAMGKKGGYAIYVGSLTVPLHNAWADAAIKYQKEKYPEMHEVTSRLPVGESIDKSYATTLDLMRTYPDLRGIIGFGSLGPIGAGQAVKSKRAKNKIAVVGIAMPGQAAPYLASGDVKKVLLWDPKDAGYALVNLADQMLDGKQVTSDFSVDGLGKADVDSKNHVIRFNRILEVTKDNAKSLGF